Proteins encoded together in one Branchiostoma lanceolatum isolate klBraLanc5 chromosome 11, klBraLanc5.hap2, whole genome shotgun sequence window:
- the LOC136445140 gene encoding endoglucanase F-like has protein sequence MRQHDYPILTSGTGTGTGTGTGTTQRPSTSHTHPTAATGSSATTVGAVPGIVGSYDYVDSLHKSILFYEAQRAGNLPGNNRIPWRRSCCQGDGQDVGLDLSGGWFDAGDHLKLHFPLSYTITVLSWGMIEFKRAYEAAGEMANALDSIKWVTDYLIKCHPSKFEFVAQVGDTGADHAVWCQPQAMTMYRPVGDTGADHAVWCQPQAMTMYRPAKKVTANQPGSEVTAETAAAMAAASIVFRENGDAGYADTLLQHARDLYEFADTHRGDYQNVIHDTPYPSFGGMNDELTWGAAWLYRATGEAGYLTKAEQYYDEYGISGGGFSWDEKQSGAMLVLYKATNNDKYKNDISTYMSRKMPGGGDTYTPKGMLWLNEWGSCRHSANHAFLALVAASMGINTAQYREFAAKQIHYMLGDSGRSLVVGFGHNFPVRAHHRASTCPIDGWCDWNTYNNWDFNENVLLGALVGGPDQFDNYVDDRSNFHTNEVAVDYNAGFQGCLAGLIQLTL, from the exons ATGCGACAAC ATGACTATCCAATACTGACATCAGGCACAGGCACAGGGACAGGTACGGGGACAGGCACGACCCAGCGGCCCTCCACCAGCCACACCCACCCCACCGCCGCTACGGGCAGTTCCGCCACCACTGTGGGCGCTGTCCCTGGTATT GTTGGTTCGTACGATTACGTGGACTCCCTGCACAAGTCCATCCTGTTCTACGAGGCGCAGCGCGCCGGAAACCTGCCCGGGAACAACCGCATCCCCTGGCGCCGGTCCTGCTGCCAGGGCGACGGGCAGGACGTGGGGCTCGATCTGTCCGGGGGCTGGTTCGACG CTGGTGACCACTTGAAGCTGCACTTCCCCCTGTCCTACACCATCACCGTGCTGTCCTGGGGCATGATCGAGTTCAAGCGGGCGTACGAGGCTGCCGGAGAGATGGCCAACGCGCTGGACTCCATCAAATGGGTCACGGACTACCTCATCAAGTGCCATCCCAGCAAGTTCGAGTTCGTCGCACAG GTTGGAGACACCGGCGCTGACCACGCGGTGTGGTGCCAACCTCAGGCCATGACGATGTACCGCCCG GTTGGAGACACCGGCGCGGACCACGCTGTGTGGTGTCAGCCTCAGGCCATGACGATGTACCGCCCGGCCAAGAAGGTCACGGCCAACCAGCccgggtcagaggtcactgcCGAGACCGCCGCGGCCATGGCTGCCGCCTCCATCGTCTTCAGGGAGAACGGAG ACGCCGGGTACGCCGACACCCTGCTGCAGCACGCCCGGGACCTGTACGAGTTCGCCGACACACACCGGGGTGACTATCAGAACGTCATCCACGATACACCCTACCC CTCATTCGGCGGCATGAACGACGAGTTGACCTGGGGCGCGGCCTGGCTGTACCGGGCGACCGGCGAGGCGGGCTACCTCACCAAGGCCGAGCAGTACTACGACGAGTACGGCATCAGCGGCGGCGGGTTCAGCTGGGACGAGAAGCAGTCGGGGGCGATG CTGGTCCTGTACAAGGCGACAAACAACGACAAGTACAAGAACGACATCTCGACGTACATGAGCCGGAAGATGCCTGGTGGCGGGGACACCTACACTCCCAAGGGCATGCTGTGGCTCAACGAGTGGGGCAGCTGCAGGCATTCAG CTAACCACGCGTTCCTGGCTCTGGTGGCGGCCAGCATGGGCATCAACACCGCGCAGTACCGAGAATTCGCCGCGAAGCAGATCCACTACATGCTGGGCGACTCCGGCCGGAGTCTAGTGGTCGGCTTCGGACACAACTTCCCGGTCAGGGCTCACCACCGCGCGTC TACCTGCCCCATTGACGGCTGGTGCGACTGGAACACCTACAACAACTGGGACTTTAACGAGAACGTCCTGCTGGGGGCTCTGGTGGGGGGACCCGACCAGTTCGACAACTACGTGGACGACCGGAGCAACTTCCACACCAACGAGGTGGCGGTGGACTACAACGCCGGCTTCCAGGGATGCCTAGCAG GCTTGATACAGCTGACCCTGTGA
- the LOC136445023 gene encoding uncharacterized protein, whose protein sequence is MRCTALILLALLGAARAQSIYEVTGDWGDRFQASVYIPIAQAVSGGWTATLKFDKAVDMEIWLAEVTDIRDGDTTFDLKDMGWNGNVPAGTFELSFIANTQGAAANLVGLWFNGQEVTSSGTGKP, encoded by the exons ATGAGGTGCACCGCTCTGATCCTGTTGGCGCTGCTGGGCGCGGCCCGGGCGCAGTCTATCTACGAGGTGACCGGGGACTGGGGCGATAGGTTCCAGGCTAGTGTGTACATCCCGATCGCACAGGCCGTCAGCGGAGGATGGACAGCGACGCTCAAGTTCGACAAGGCGGTTGACATGGAG ATCTGGTTGGCCGAAGTGACGGACATCCGCGACGGCGACACGACTTTCGATCTGAAGGACATGGGGTGGAACGGCAACGTGCCTGCCGGGACATTCGAGCTGTCCTTCATCGCCAACACGCAGGGCGCAGCCGCGAACCTCGTCGGGCTGTGGTTCAATGGACAGGAGGTCACGTCTAGTGGCACAGGCAAGCCTTGA
- the LOC136444655 gene encoding fizzy-related protein homolog isoform X2, whose amino-acid sequence MAGRESLGTSPVSSPSKDKYGDRFIPSRAGANWEIGFNSIQGMYEKTTGQARKAREANSDNGKDGLAYTCLLKNELLGAGIEDLKEQTEDRRGVLSPTTPEKRNLFRYHLTAKQASPENTDHLSPYSLSPVGKKSQKLLRSPRKQTRKISKIPFKVLDAPELQDDFYLNLVDWSATNILSVGLGTCVYLWSACTSQVTRLCDLSCDGDSVTSVNWNERGNLVAVGTHKGYVQVWDAMAGKRISMLEGHSARVGALAWNADILSSGSRDRLILQRDVRTPSVVPERRLAGHRQEVCGLKWSPDHQHLASGGNDNKLFVWNLTSVNPVQQYTEHLAAVKAIAWSPHQHGLLASGGGTADRCIRFWNTLTCQPLQCVDTGSQVCNLAWSKHANELVSTHGYSQNQILVWKYPSLVQVAKLTGHSYRVLYLAMSPDGEAIVTGAGDETLRFWNVFSKTRSNKESKSVLNLYTHIR is encoded by the exons ATGGCTGGAAGAGAATCACTCGGCACAAGCCCTGTGTCGTCCCCGAGTAAGGACAAGTATGGAGACCGCTTTATACCGAGTCGGGCTGGAGCCAACTGGGAGATTGGCTTCAACAGCATACAGGGCATGTACGAGAAAACAACGGGCCAGGCACGGAAAGCAAGGGAAGCGAATTCTGACAATGGAAAAG ATGGTCTTGCATACACTTGTCTACTAAAGAACGAACTCCTTGGAGCTGGGATAGAAGATTTAAAAGAACAGACAGAAGACAGAAGAGGTGTCCTAAGTCCCACCACGCCAGAAAAAAGAAATTTATTCAG ATATCATCTGACAGCCAAACAGGCCAGTCCAGAGAACACAGACCACCTCTCACCATACTCCCTCTCTCCCGTGGGGAAAAAGTCACAGAAACTCCTGCGTTCACCCAGAAAACAGACACGCAAGATTTCCAAAATTCCCTTTAAG GTTCTTGATGCTCCAGAACTCCAAGACGACTTCTACCTTAACCTTGTAGACTGGTCAGCTACCAACATCTTGAGTGTTGGCCTGGGGACTTGTGTATACTTGTGGAGTGCATGTACTAGTCAG GTGACAAGACTATGTGACTTGTCATGTGACGGAGACTCCGTAACGTCTGTCAACTGGAACGAGAGAGGGAACCTGGTTGCCGTCGGCACCCACAAGGGTTACGTCCAAGTCTGGGACGCCATGGCAGGCAAGAGGATCTCCATGCTAGAGGGACACTCGGCCAGAGTTG GTGCTTTGGCTTGGAATGCAGACATCTTGTCTTCAGGCAGCAGAGATCGGCTCATCCTTCAGAGGGACGTCAGAACTCCCAGTGTGGTGCCCGAGAGAAGACTGGCTGGACACAGGCAAGAG GTGTGCGGCCTGAAGTGGTCCCCAGATCACCAACACCTGGCGTCAGGTGGAAATGACAATAAG TTATTTGTATGGAACCTGACGAGTGTCAACCCAGTACAACAGTACACGGAGCACCTGGCCGCGGTCAAGGCCATCGCCTGGTCCCCCCACCAGCACGGCCTGCTGGCGTCCGGCGGCGGCACAGCTGACCGCTGCATCCGTTTCTGGAACACGCTGACGTGCCAGCCGCTGCAGTGCGTGGACACGGGGTCTCAAGTCTGCAACCTGGCCTGGTCCAAACATGCCAACGAGCTG GTGAGCACCCATGGGTACTCTCAGAACCAGATCCTAGTGTGGAAGTACCCTTCCCTGGTGCAGGTGGCCAAACTCACCGGCCACTCCTACCGCGTCCTGTACCTCGCCATGTCTCCCGACGGGGAGGCCATTGTCACGGGGGCCGGGGACGAGACGCTAAGATTTTGGAACGTCTTCAGTAAGACTAGATCTAATAAG GAGTCAAAGTCGGTCCTCAACCTGTATACACACATCCGATGA
- the LOC136444655 gene encoding fizzy-related protein homolog isoform X1 has product MDQDYERRLLRQQNGQNCFGSPVSSPIASISPMAGRESLGTSPVSSPSKDKYGDRFIPSRAGANWEIGFNSIQGMYEKTTGQARKAREANSDNGKDGLAYTCLLKNELLGAGIEDLKEQTEDRRGVLSPTTPEKRNLFRYHLTAKQASPENTDHLSPYSLSPVGKKSQKLLRSPRKQTRKISKIPFKVLDAPELQDDFYLNLVDWSATNILSVGLGTCVYLWSACTSQVTRLCDLSCDGDSVTSVNWNERGNLVAVGTHKGYVQVWDAMAGKRISMLEGHSARVGALAWNADILSSGSRDRLILQRDVRTPSVVPERRLAGHRQEVCGLKWSPDHQHLASGGNDNKLFVWNLTSVNPVQQYTEHLAAVKAIAWSPHQHGLLASGGGTADRCIRFWNTLTCQPLQCVDTGSQVCNLAWSKHANELVSTHGYSQNQILVWKYPSLVQVAKLTGHSYRVLYLAMSPDGEAIVTGAGDETLRFWNVFSKTRSNKESKSVLNLYTHIR; this is encoded by the exons ATGGACCAGGACTACGAAAGGAGACTTTTAAGGCAACAGAACGGACAAAACTGCTTTGGGTCGCCAGTAAGCTCG CCTATCGCCAGCATCAGCCCAATGGCTGGAAGAGAATCACTCGGCACAAGCCCTGTGTCGTCCCCGAGTAAGGACAAGTATGGAGACCGCTTTATACCGAGTCGGGCTGGAGCCAACTGGGAGATTGGCTTCAACAGCATACAGGGCATGTACGAGAAAACAACGGGCCAGGCACGGAAAGCAAGGGAAGCGAATTCTGACAATGGAAAAG ATGGTCTTGCATACACTTGTCTACTAAAGAACGAACTCCTTGGAGCTGGGATAGAAGATTTAAAAGAACAGACAGAAGACAGAAGAGGTGTCCTAAGTCCCACCACGCCAGAAAAAAGAAATTTATTCAG ATATCATCTGACAGCCAAACAGGCCAGTCCAGAGAACACAGACCACCTCTCACCATACTCCCTCTCTCCCGTGGGGAAAAAGTCACAGAAACTCCTGCGTTCACCCAGAAAACAGACACGCAAGATTTCCAAAATTCCCTTTAAG GTTCTTGATGCTCCAGAACTCCAAGACGACTTCTACCTTAACCTTGTAGACTGGTCAGCTACCAACATCTTGAGTGTTGGCCTGGGGACTTGTGTATACTTGTGGAGTGCATGTACTAGTCAG GTGACAAGACTATGTGACTTGTCATGTGACGGAGACTCCGTAACGTCTGTCAACTGGAACGAGAGAGGGAACCTGGTTGCCGTCGGCACCCACAAGGGTTACGTCCAAGTCTGGGACGCCATGGCAGGCAAGAGGATCTCCATGCTAGAGGGACACTCGGCCAGAGTTG GTGCTTTGGCTTGGAATGCAGACATCTTGTCTTCAGGCAGCAGAGATCGGCTCATCCTTCAGAGGGACGTCAGAACTCCCAGTGTGGTGCCCGAGAGAAGACTGGCTGGACACAGGCAAGAG GTGTGCGGCCTGAAGTGGTCCCCAGATCACCAACACCTGGCGTCAGGTGGAAATGACAATAAG TTATTTGTATGGAACCTGACGAGTGTCAACCCAGTACAACAGTACACGGAGCACCTGGCCGCGGTCAAGGCCATCGCCTGGTCCCCCCACCAGCACGGCCTGCTGGCGTCCGGCGGCGGCACAGCTGACCGCTGCATCCGTTTCTGGAACACGCTGACGTGCCAGCCGCTGCAGTGCGTGGACACGGGGTCTCAAGTCTGCAACCTGGCCTGGTCCAAACATGCCAACGAGCTG GTGAGCACCCATGGGTACTCTCAGAACCAGATCCTAGTGTGGAAGTACCCTTCCCTGGTGCAGGTGGCCAAACTCACCGGCCACTCCTACCGCGTCCTGTACCTCGCCATGTCTCCCGACGGGGAGGCCATTGTCACGGGGGCCGGGGACGAGACGCTAAGATTTTGGAACGTCTTCAGTAAGACTAGATCTAATAAG GAGTCAAAGTCGGTCCTCAACCTGTATACACACATCCGATGA
- the LOC136444656 gene encoding cilia- and flagella-associated protein 144-like — MATKTQQPTKDPINIVHQHAILCETIKKETLNQKLYTNYSINPFRKLYTLTGKPNSTHDSADGDEDPQFLKIIRRAHKEPEKKFIFPQTEAQEIGWIHKPLIKQDREDRRLHFPRQNSEITKYMDAAWRLKEQTENLQ, encoded by the exons ATGGCCACCAAGACACAGCAACCCACGAAGGACCCCATCAACATTGTGCACCAGCATGCCATCCTGTGTGAGACCATCAAAAAGGAAACACTCAACCAGAAGCTCTACACCAACTATAGCATCAACCCCTTCAGGAAAT TGTACACTCTCACAGGGAAGCCAAACTCCACACACGATTCTGCAGATGGAGACGAAGATC CACAATTTCTTAAGATCATCCGCCGAGCACACAAGGAGCCTGAGAAGAAGTTCATCTTCCCCCAGACTGAGGCCCAAGAAATCGGCTGGATTCACAAGCCTTTG ATAAAGCAAGACCGTGAAGACAGACGACTCCATTTTCCCCGCCAAAACTCAGagattacaaaatacatggatGCAGCCTGGAGGCTAAAGGAGCAGACAGAGAACCTACAATAG